From a single Catenulispora sp. EB89 genomic region:
- a CDS encoding aldo/keto reductase, with amino-acid sequence MTLDSYVTLGRSGLRVSPFALGAMTFGEDLGGAGCSVAESEKILEAYLDQGGNFIDTANFYTNGHSEAILGDYFAARPGRREHTVLASKFFFNMHPGDPNGGGAGRSSIRRQLDQTLRRLRTDYLDLYWLHNWDRNTPVKETMQTLDDLVRAGRIRYLGFSNTPAWFTAQAQTTALLRGWTPLIALQVEYSLLARTVEGELSPLAHDQGMTLVPWSPLKNGFLSGKYRRGTQVTDSARTSFVGGPTEAEYEVIEAVAAIAEALDTTSAAVSLAWLRAQGNVVPIIGARRITHLESNLAVLDVTLSAEQLRTLNEVSAPTLNYPAPMHGAQRAMLQFAGTTVDGEESAVYPPLLQSDVRY; translated from the coding sequence ATGACACTCGACAGCTACGTCACCCTCGGCCGCTCCGGGCTGCGCGTGAGCCCGTTCGCGCTCGGCGCCATGACCTTCGGCGAGGATCTCGGCGGCGCGGGATGCAGCGTCGCGGAGTCGGAGAAGATCCTGGAGGCCTACCTCGACCAGGGCGGCAACTTCATCGACACGGCCAACTTCTACACCAACGGCCACTCCGAGGCGATCCTCGGCGACTACTTCGCCGCCCGGCCCGGACGCCGCGAGCACACCGTCCTGGCATCGAAGTTCTTCTTCAACATGCACCCCGGCGACCCCAACGGCGGCGGCGCCGGACGGAGCTCGATCCGCCGGCAACTCGATCAGACCCTGCGCCGCCTGCGCACCGACTACCTCGACCTGTACTGGCTGCACAACTGGGACCGCAACACCCCGGTCAAGGAGACGATGCAGACTCTGGACGACCTCGTGCGCGCCGGCCGGATCCGCTACCTCGGCTTCTCCAACACCCCCGCGTGGTTCACCGCGCAGGCCCAGACGACCGCCCTCCTGCGCGGCTGGACCCCGCTGATCGCCCTGCAGGTCGAGTACTCGCTGCTGGCCCGCACGGTCGAAGGCGAACTCAGCCCTCTGGCACACGACCAGGGCATGACGCTGGTCCCCTGGAGCCCCCTGAAGAACGGCTTCCTGTCCGGCAAATACCGGCGCGGCACGCAGGTGACCGACTCGGCCCGCACCTCCTTCGTCGGCGGCCCGACCGAGGCCGAGTACGAGGTCATCGAGGCCGTTGCCGCGATCGCCGAAGCGCTGGACACGACCTCCGCAGCCGTCTCCCTGGCCTGGCTCCGAGCCCAGGGCAACGTCGTCCCCATCATCGGGGCCCGCCGGATCACGCACCTCGAGTCCAACCTCGCCGTGCTCGACGTCACCCTGAGCGCCGAGCAACTACGGACCCTGAACGAGGTCTCCGCCCCGACGCTGAACTATCCGGCCCCGATGCACGGCGCGCAGCGTGCGATGCTCCAGTTCGCCGGAACGACCGTCGACGGCGAGGAATCGGCGGTCTACCCGCCGCTTCTGCAAAGCGACGTGCGGTACTAG
- a CDS encoding lipase family alpha/beta hydrolase: MVAGALVLAASLTTGAGQASAGTGGGDNDASCKPSAAHPYPVVLLHGLGATYYEDLNFLQADLALKGYCTFSATYGAYPGFPLVGGLRQISDSAPEIAAFIHQVLAETGAPKVDLVGHSEGAFQALYVTKTQNVAAAVDKVVALAPPAHGTSFAGLYSIAMALGIQPQTQAVLDAFGCGACSDLVTGGAAVTALDNGPIAQPGVHYTVITSRTDELVTPTATSFVNEPGVTNEYVQDTCPFDPVGHIGEAYDPNVWHLIENALDPQHASGFLCVLGSPG; this comes from the coding sequence TTGGTCGCCGGCGCCCTCGTCCTGGCCGCCTCCCTCACTACCGGCGCGGGCCAGGCCTCGGCGGGCACCGGCGGCGGCGACAACGACGCGTCGTGCAAGCCCAGCGCGGCGCATCCCTACCCGGTGGTCCTCCTGCACGGTCTCGGCGCGACCTACTACGAGGACTTGAACTTCCTCCAAGCCGACCTCGCGCTCAAGGGCTACTGCACCTTCAGCGCGACCTACGGCGCCTACCCCGGCTTCCCGCTGGTCGGCGGTCTGAGGCAGATCAGCGACTCCGCCCCCGAGATCGCGGCCTTCATCCACCAGGTGCTCGCCGAGACCGGCGCGCCGAAGGTCGATCTGGTCGGCCACTCCGAGGGCGCGTTCCAGGCGCTGTACGTGACCAAGACGCAGAACGTCGCCGCCGCCGTCGACAAAGTCGTGGCGCTGGCCCCGCCGGCCCACGGCACCAGCTTCGCCGGGCTCTATTCGATCGCCATGGCGCTCGGCATCCAGCCGCAGACCCAGGCCGTGCTCGACGCCTTCGGCTGCGGCGCCTGCTCCGACCTCGTCACCGGGGGCGCCGCCGTCACGGCGCTCGACAACGGCCCGATCGCGCAGCCCGGCGTCCACTACACGGTCATCACCTCACGCACGGACGAACTCGTCACGCCGACCGCCACGTCCTTCGTGAACGAACCGGGCGTCACGAACGAGTACGTCCAGGACACCTGCCCCTTCGACCCGGTCGGCCACATCGGCGAGGCCTACGACCCGAACGTCTGGCACCTCATCGAGAACGCGCTCGACCCGCAGCACGCGAGCGGGTTCCTGTGCGTCCTCGGCTCGCCCGGCTGA
- a CDS encoding S8 family serine peptidase, whose translation MKSRIRVLALLAAGATAALGLATTVAPTASAATGSAATASTTTSATTAATPTTANGSGTQLGAARSVPVCATALPGHASCFARIRTDVHGGTGVRGPAAARATPAAATLPAGLSPTDLRAAYGLPATGGAKQTVAIVDAGDDATAEADLAVYRTTYGLPACTTANGCFTKVNQRGAATPLPADQGWSVEEALDLDMVSAACPQCHILLVEADDATTDNLAASVDEAVALGANEVSNSYGGPEGSDSARLAPHYSHPGVAILASSGDYGFQPASAPAVYSSVIAVGGTSLTRAANARGWSETAWSGSGSGCSAWFAKPAWQTDPNCPGRMVADIAADADPNTGPAVYCTEGCQGWGIIGGTSASSPFLAGVVALGGHPGRFPDASYLYAHASGLNDVVGGNNSVSGMDCGGDYQCNAVVGYDGPTGWGTPKGLADF comes from the coding sequence ATGAAGTCTCGAATAAGAGTCCTGGCACTCCTGGCCGCCGGCGCCACCGCGGCTCTCGGCCTGGCGACGACAGTCGCGCCGACGGCTAGCGCGGCGACCGGGAGCGCGGCGACCGCGTCAACCACGACAAGCGCGACAACGGCGGCGACGCCGACGACCGCCAACGGCAGTGGGACCCAGCTCGGCGCGGCACGTTCGGTACCCGTGTGCGCCACGGCCCTGCCCGGCCACGCGAGCTGCTTCGCCCGGATCCGGACCGACGTCCACGGCGGAACCGGCGTCCGGGGCCCGGCGGCGGCCCGTGCCACACCGGCGGCCGCGACACTGCCCGCCGGCCTGAGCCCCACCGACCTGCGCGCGGCCTACGGCCTCCCGGCCACCGGCGGCGCGAAGCAGACTGTTGCGATCGTCGACGCCGGCGACGACGCGACGGCCGAGGCCGACCTCGCGGTCTACCGCACCACCTACGGCCTGCCCGCGTGCACCACCGCCAACGGCTGCTTCACCAAGGTGAACCAGCGCGGCGCCGCCACGCCGCTGCCGGCCGACCAGGGCTGGAGCGTGGAGGAGGCGCTGGACCTGGACATGGTCTCGGCGGCGTGCCCGCAGTGCCACATCCTGCTGGTCGAGGCTGACGACGCCACGACCGACAACCTCGCCGCGTCCGTCGACGAAGCGGTGGCGCTGGGGGCGAACGAGGTCTCCAACAGCTACGGCGGCCCCGAAGGCTCCGACTCGGCACGGCTCGCCCCGCACTACTCGCACCCCGGGGTCGCGATCCTCGCGTCGAGCGGCGACTACGGCTTCCAGCCGGCCAGCGCCCCGGCCGTCTACAGCAGCGTGATCGCCGTCGGCGGCACCTCGCTGACCCGCGCCGCGAACGCCCGCGGCTGGTCCGAGACGGCGTGGTCGGGCTCCGGCAGCGGCTGCTCGGCCTGGTTCGCCAAACCGGCGTGGCAGACCGACCCGAACTGCCCCGGCCGCATGGTCGCCGACATCGCAGCCGACGCCGACCCGAACACCGGCCCCGCCGTCTACTGCACGGAAGGCTGCCAAGGCTGGGGCATCATCGGCGGCACCAGCGCCTCCTCCCCGTTCCTCGCCGGCGTCGTCGCCCTCGGCGGACACCCGGGACGGTTCCCCGACGCGTCGTACCTGTACGCGCACGCGTCCGGCCTCAACGACGTGGTCGGCGGGAACAACTCGGTAAGCGGCATGGACTGCGGCGGCGACTACCAGTGCAACGCGGTGGTCGGCTACGACGGTCCCACCGGGTGGGGGACGCCGAAGGGGTTGGCGGACTTCTGA
- a CDS encoding LacI family DNA-binding transcriptional regulator, translating into MTEAAGRGPDLPTLESVAARAGVSRATASRVVNGSSVVSPRVRRAVEAAVAELGYLPNRAARSLATRRAGSVALIVSEPAELVLADPFLSSMIWAVGRALAGSDIEMVLKMVGSAAERVGLDRFLDGGPVDGVILVSFHDDHPPVRSVAQARFPAVVLGRPLRGASPDMAYVDADNAEGAARAVRHLAAGGRRRIATIAGPQEMAAGVDRLDGFRRELQGPPVVAFGDFTLHQGEAAMTELLDRAPDLDAVFAASDLMALGAIRALRASGRAIPDDVAVIGFDDAPPAKLADPSLTTVRQPLKAMAQALVDSLLTQIGGGAAGSPVTLSPELVIRESA; encoded by the coding sequence ATGACCGAGGCGGCCGGCCGCGGGCCCGATCTGCCGACGCTGGAATCGGTGGCGGCGCGCGCGGGTGTTTCGCGCGCCACGGCCTCGCGGGTGGTCAACGGTTCGTCGGTGGTGTCGCCGCGGGTGCGCCGGGCGGTCGAGGCGGCGGTCGCGGAACTCGGTTACCTGCCCAACCGCGCTGCGCGGTCGCTGGCCACGCGGCGCGCCGGCTCGGTGGCGCTGATCGTCAGCGAGCCCGCGGAGTTGGTGCTCGCCGATCCGTTCCTGAGCTCGATGATCTGGGCGGTCGGGCGGGCGTTGGCCGGGTCGGACATCGAGATGGTGCTGAAGATGGTCGGCAGTGCCGCCGAGCGCGTCGGGCTGGATCGCTTCCTGGACGGCGGCCCCGTCGACGGCGTCATCCTGGTGTCCTTCCACGACGACCACCCGCCGGTCCGGTCCGTCGCGCAGGCGCGGTTCCCGGCCGTGGTGCTGGGCCGGCCGCTGCGGGGAGCGTCGCCGGACATGGCGTACGTCGACGCGGACAACGCCGAGGGCGCGGCGCGGGCCGTCCGGCACCTGGCGGCCGGCGGACGCCGCCGGATCGCGACGATCGCCGGCCCTCAGGAGATGGCGGCCGGCGTGGACCGCCTCGACGGTTTCCGGCGCGAGCTGCAAGGCCCGCCGGTGGTGGCTTTTGGCGACTTCACGCTGCACCAGGGCGAGGCGGCGATGACCGAGTTGCTCGACCGCGCGCCGGACCTGGACGCCGTCTTCGCCGCCAGCGATCTGATGGCGCTGGGCGCGATCCGGGCGCTGCGCGCCTCGGGCCGGGCCATCCCCGACGACGTCGCGGTGATCGGGTTCGACGACGCGCCGCCGGCGAAGCTGGCCGACCCGTCGCTGACGACGGTGCGCCAGCCGCTGAAGGCCATGGCCCAGGCGCTGGTCGACAGCCTGCTGACACAGATCGGCGGCGGTGCGGCCGGATCGCCGGTGACGTTGTCCCCGGAGCTGGTGATCCGGGAATCGGCGTGA
- a CDS encoding alpha/beta fold hydrolase, translated as MERTNVTSTRTAVLVHGALTGASIWHQVARRLLDSGHPITAPALPMRSLEQDVAYLVGCLERIDGPVVLAGHSWAGAVISHPDIAATGRVSALVYVAAFQPDSGESAGELNAKYPGTLLVPENLDVFPNPLGGADLTLKPGRFAEAYAADLPPQDAAVLAVSQRPIEPAALGETFTGRPAWRTIPSWAVVSTEDRSLPPEILHFMAARAGSRIAEVASSHAVPLSQPDVVARVIRVAAAATAEP; from the coding sequence ATGGAGAGAACGAACGTTACTTCTACTCGCACCGCCGTCCTCGTCCACGGCGCCCTGACCGGCGCCTCGATCTGGCATCAGGTCGCCCGGCGACTCCTGGACTCCGGCCATCCGATCACCGCCCCCGCACTGCCGATGCGCAGCCTCGAGCAGGACGTGGCCTACCTCGTGGGTTGTCTGGAACGCATCGACGGACCGGTGGTCCTGGCCGGCCACTCGTGGGCCGGCGCCGTGATCTCGCATCCGGACATCGCGGCCACCGGCCGCGTGAGCGCGCTGGTGTACGTCGCGGCGTTCCAGCCGGATTCGGGGGAGAGCGCCGGGGAGCTCAACGCCAAGTACCCCGGCACTCTGCTGGTTCCGGAGAACCTTGATGTGTTTCCGAACCCACTGGGCGGCGCCGACCTGACCCTCAAGCCGGGGCGGTTCGCGGAGGCCTACGCCGCCGACCTGCCCCCGCAGGACGCCGCGGTGCTTGCCGTGAGCCAGCGCCCGATCGAGCCCGCGGCCCTCGGCGAGACGTTCACGGGCCGGCCCGCCTGGCGCACGATCCCCTCCTGGGCCGTGGTCTCCACCGAAGACCGCTCACTCCCGCCGGAAATCCTGCACTTCATGGCCGCCCGCGCCGGATCACGGATCGCCGAGGTCGCATCCTCGCACGCCGTCCCGCTTTCGCAGCCTGACGTCGTGGCGCGTGTGATCAGGGTGGCGGCTGCCGCGACGGCTGAACCGTAG
- a CDS encoding TetR/AcrR family transcriptional regulator: MAAPSTGDAADAITPAAVRARKRPHRSQTRRQVLDAAFAVFSEHGIAASSLNQVAAAAGLTKGAVYSNFASKDDLVLALMEEHAAARTDAALAGFTSADAGDPQRALAQMAAALVHGMRADAAWHRLLAEYFAMSSHDAGRREGLRHRRREVRDAVARAVARVSQDLAINLPFAPTEMATVMLALSNGLAVEAAIDPDAVPDDLLGRVLVLIAGDSAAPG; encoded by the coding sequence GTGGCGGCACCATCCACCGGCGACGCCGCCGATGCCATCACTCCTGCCGCCGTGCGCGCACGGAAACGCCCCCACCGGTCACAGACCCGGCGGCAGGTGCTCGACGCGGCGTTCGCCGTGTTCAGCGAACACGGGATCGCAGCCAGCAGCCTGAACCAAGTCGCCGCAGCGGCCGGCCTCACGAAGGGGGCCGTCTACTCGAACTTCGCCTCCAAGGACGACCTCGTACTCGCCCTGATGGAGGAACACGCCGCGGCCCGCACCGACGCCGCACTGGCCGGCTTCACGAGCGCCGACGCCGGCGACCCGCAGCGCGCCCTGGCCCAGATGGCCGCCGCACTGGTCCACGGAATGCGCGCCGACGCAGCCTGGCACCGGCTGCTCGCCGAGTACTTCGCGATGTCGTCGCACGACGCCGGACGCCGCGAAGGCCTGCGCCACCGGCGCCGCGAAGTCCGCGACGCGGTGGCACGGGCCGTGGCCCGCGTCAGCCAGGACCTCGCCATCAATCTGCCGTTCGCCCCGACGGAGATGGCCACGGTGATGCTCGCCTTGAGCAACGGCCTCGCGGTCGAAGCCGCCATCGACCCCGACGCCGTCCCGGACGACCTGCTGGGCCGGGTGCTGGTTCTGATCGCGGGCGACAGCGCCGCGCCGGGGTAG